A stretch of the Filimonas lacunae genome encodes the following:
- a CDS encoding NtaA/DmoA family FMN-dependent monooxygenase (This protein belongs to a clade of FMN-dependent monooxygenases, within a broader family of flavin-dependent oxidoreductases, the luciferase-like monooxygenase (LMM) family, some of whose members use coenzyme F420 rather than FMN.) — MNVQERPGNISPGIPECDCHQPALYQYIKKGIMALSLEYTNQISDSGRQMLIGLHLGNGYGSQPGAWRMPGVDPKSYVSFDSRVKQAQAAERGKFQFLFLPDGPGAIMADIATESPNFNLDVMMTLAAVARETAYIGLVATGSTTFNEPFNLARQFKALDIMSHGRAGWNAVTSSGDDVAANYGVRIPSSQDRYGRAHETIELVQALWGSWGKDAWIHDQQTGLFARKDQIIPINLQGKFVGSRGPLYIPPSEQGQPIIFHAGGSPNAHELAGRFANAVIGSSFTIDDARAQRNAFREAAKRYGRNPDEIKYIPGLMTTIAKDRRTALNRRIQLTEHLFPQRIAYLQQMLGISLGDKHIDEPLSKTDLSVARPSRYDPRSSYALKIAKEGWSLRDILAHGVIDYHPVIVGPGVEAANHMQTWFEAEAADGFWISPDVYADGIDAFVDEVVPVLQERGLFHRDYAGKTLRNHLGVPDQYGIDPRVSNGQNTRHNLTWHS, encoded by the coding sequence ATGAATGTGCAAGAGCGTCCGGGAAATATTTCTCCCGGCATTCCGGAGTGCGATTGTCATCAACCGGCACTATATCAATATATCAAGAAAGGAATTATGGCATTGTCATTAGAATATACTAACCAAATATCAGACAGCGGAAGACAAATGCTGATCGGCCTTCACTTAGGGAACGGGTATGGTTCCCAGCCGGGAGCATGGCGAATGCCGGGAGTGGACCCTAAAAGTTATGTAAGCTTTGACTCAAGGGTCAAGCAGGCACAGGCAGCAGAGCGCGGAAAGTTCCAGTTCCTATTTTTGCCCGATGGCCCGGGGGCCATTATGGCCGATATTGCGACAGAATCGCCGAACTTCAACCTCGACGTGATGATGACCCTGGCAGCAGTAGCGCGGGAAACAGCGTATATAGGATTGGTAGCCACGGGCTCGACCACCTTTAACGAACCCTTCAACCTAGCCAGGCAATTCAAAGCGCTGGATATTATGAGCCATGGAAGAGCCGGCTGGAATGCGGTCACATCAAGCGGTGACGATGTTGCGGCCAATTATGGAGTAAGAATACCCTCCAGCCAAGACCGTTACGGCCGCGCACATGAGACAATTGAGTTGGTCCAGGCGCTTTGGGGCAGTTGGGGCAAAGATGCCTGGATACATGATCAGCAGACAGGTCTTTTCGCTCGCAAAGATCAGATCATTCCCATCAATTTACAGGGCAAATTTGTCGGATCAAGGGGGCCGCTTTATATACCGCCATCAGAACAGGGCCAGCCGATTATCTTTCATGCCGGCGGCAGCCCGAATGCACATGAACTGGCCGGGCGATTCGCCAACGCGGTGATCGGTTCGTCATTTACCATTGACGATGCGCGTGCGCAACGTAATGCGTTCAGGGAGGCGGCAAAACGTTATGGACGTAATCCCGACGAGATCAAATATATCCCGGGCTTGATGACCACGATCGCTAAGGACAGGCGAACAGCACTTAACCGCCGGATCCAACTGACGGAACATTTATTCCCTCAGCGGATTGCGTATCTTCAGCAAATGCTGGGAATTTCGCTTGGCGATAAACACATCGATGAACCACTCTCAAAAACGGACCTCAGTGTTGCCCGCCCATCCAGGTATGATCCACGTTCATCATATGCCCTGAAAATCGCAAAAGAAGGCTGGAGCCTGCGTGATATTCTTGCCCATGGGGTTATCGATTATCATCCTGTGATAGTGGGGCCAGGTGTTGAAGCAGCAAACCATATGCAGACATGGTTTGAAGCGGAGGCAGCCGATGGATTTTGGATCTCGCCTGACGTCTACGCAGATGGTATTGATGCTTTTGTTGATGAAGTAGTTCCGGTCCTGCAGGAACGTGGGCTTTTTCATCGGGACTATGCCGGAAAGACCCTTAGGAACCACCTTGGTGTTCCCGATCAATATGGAATAGATCCGCGTGTTTCAAACGGACAGAATACCCGGCACAATCTTACCTGGCACAGCTGA
- a CDS encoding SDR family NAD(P)-dependent oxidoreductase yields the protein MAKTIFITGASRGFGRIWAEAFLKRGDNVVATVRNPDALTELAKEFASNLLVLKLDVTDKKASFEAVKAAKAHFGRIDVLVNNAGFGHVGAIEELSEQDVRAQLETNVLGSLWTIQAVLPIMRAQKSGHIIQLSSALGLNTVSLMGLYSASKFAVEGLAETLAGEVSGFGIKVTLLEPGGFSTDFFGTTSLALSESIPAYDEVRKSFYELAETQDSGNPAATANALLMLVDSDNPPLRLLLGKTTYPWVKYTYEERLKTWESWQDVSVAAHG from the coding sequence ATGGCAAAAACAATTTTTATAACAGGGGCATCCCGTGGATTCGGCAGAATTTGGGCAGAAGCATTTTTAAAACGCGGTGATAATGTAGTTGCCACAGTTCGAAACCCTGACGCATTGACTGAACTCGCAAAAGAGTTTGCATCGAATCTATTGGTACTTAAGCTGGATGTAACTGATAAAAAAGCGAGTTTTGAAGCAGTGAAAGCTGCAAAAGCACATTTTGGTCGTATCGACGTACTCGTCAATAATGCAGGTTTTGGACATGTAGGAGCCATAGAGGAGTTAAGCGAACAGGATGTACGTGCACAGTTAGAAACGAATGTGCTGGGATCATTATGGACCATTCAGGCAGTTTTACCCATCATGCGTGCGCAAAAATCAGGGCATATCATTCAACTTTCGAGCGCTTTGGGTTTAAATACCGTGTCACTGATGGGATTGTACAGTGCATCGAAGTTCGCAGTGGAAGGTCTTGCTGAAACACTGGCTGGCGAAGTAAGTGGTTTTGGTATTAAAGTAACCCTATTGGAACCAGGTGGATTTTCCACAGACTTCTTCGGAACAACTTCTCTTGCCTTAAGTGAATCAATTCCTGCCTATGATGAAGTACGAAAATCTTTTTACGAGCTAGCAGAAACACAAGACTCCGGCAACCCCGCAGCAACTGCCAATGCGTTACTTATGCTGGTGGATTCGGATAATCCGCCATTAAGATTGCTATTGGGCAAAACCACTTACCCATGGGTGAAATATACTTACGAAGAACGCCTGAAAACATGGGAATCATGGCAGGATGTCTCTGTGGCAGCACATGGTTAA